In a single window of the Melissococcus plutonius ATCC 35311 genome:
- a CDS encoding TPM domain-containing protein translates to MKSNHSANNPIDPKIEKMNQWVKERFDQLGRINRWQFLFYIFFLLITIFFLGISLLPTSYKNHYQKDQLNLERRIRKAEIERSDILAGKKQPTTASFKKVLDDNLANLGDYPKIEENYTVTIKDTNEKIVLNQNNIFISDNANILNQAIKDKVYYLNKQLAASTNGTQLEVITINHLPEGETIESYANKLFNQLGIGNKKENNGILYLISVGDRKFHLEVGYGLESLLPDAKVDDIINNRQVVDDFKNDKYSQGVDRVLDKVFPIINSKTALVDAMIANLHDEKQQK, encoded by the coding sequence ATGAAAAGTAATCATTCAGCAAACAATCCTATAGATCCTAAGATAGAAAAAATGAATCAATGGGTCAAAGAAAGATTTGATCAATTAGGTCGAATCAATCGGTGGCAGTTTTTATTCTATATCTTTTTTCTATTAATAACCATTTTTTTCCTTGGAATCTCTCTTTTGCCAACGAGTTATAAAAATCATTATCAAAAAGATCAGTTAAATTTAGAGAGACGTATTAGAAAAGCAGAAATTGAGCGGTCTGATATTTTAGCTGGTAAAAAACAACCTACCACAGCTTCCTTTAAAAAAGTATTGGATGATAACTTAGCTAATTTAGGAGACTATCCAAAAATAGAAGAAAATTATACAGTTACAATTAAAGATACCAATGAAAAAATCGTATTAAATCAGAATAATATTTTCATATCTGATAATGCAAATATTCTTAATCAAGCAATAAAAGATAAAGTTTATTATTTAAATAAACAATTAGCAGCTAGTACAAATGGAACACAACTTGAAGTAATTACGATCAATCATTTACCAGAAGGTGAAACGATAGAAAGTTATGCCAATAAACTTTTTAATCAACTTGGCATTGGAAATAAAAAAGAGAATAATGGTATTTTATATTTGATTTCAGTTGGAGATCGTAAATTTCATTTAGAGGTAGGATATGGATTAGAAAGTTTACTACCCGATGCTAAAGTAGATGATATTATTAATAATAGACAGGTCGTTGATGATTTTAAAAATGATAAATATAGTCAGGGAGTAGATCGAGTACTGGATAAGGTGTTTCCAATTATTAATTCAAAGACGGCTTTGGTTGATGCCATGATTGCAAATTTGCATGATGAGAAGCAACAAAAATAA
- a CDS encoding glycoside hydrolase family 36 protein encodes MNEKNNPNIQMIEGKKSEIIFMITEAQHVCLLYMGELQRIDENWVKQVQKQTTAFLLTQVQLTGDNIHHKGIKLSYSGTTDRLHYQEYYVEEKDFGKQVVIVEKDEKTGLIIHSFFQLFNDSCAIRTFKIAENTGDEAVGIEWLSSLTLAGILQINDFPNNYAEHLEFSVAHNAWTAELQWETRTLKEHGINFYVDGEHKQPSSQRINITNNSSWSCSEFSPSGVLFNRFTNQSAGWQIEHNGAWHYEIGDTGVGNLLYLTLFGPEEYDNHCWIQLKPHATFETVKTAYVQVNGDQEKVLDELTIYRRLIRRVSKDNQQLPIIFNDYMNCLMGEPTTEVELPLIDAAARAGCEYFVIDCGWYADGYWWDSVGEWLPSEKRFTNGINEVIKAIHKKGMISGLWLEIEVMGIHCPLADKLPDDWFFTRHGKRVIDIDRYHLDFRNKEVIAYADQVLDRLITDYGIGYIKMDYNITTGIGTDYLSDSYGEGLLAHNRAYLNWLDHLFQRYPDLVIENCGSGGMRHDYAMLSRHSLQSLTDQTDYLRNGAIAAVGASAVTPEQCAVWSYPLEDGDEEEVIYNMINSLLLRVHQSGYLNKLSDNRFKLVTEGLNVYKQIRQQILKSLPIWPTGLEKLDDSKYTFGLIGDRQLLLAVWNNKQKENLIEVDLTKYGKVETVTQIYPKAPEYQTTIFNVNNQVAFKFETAPSARLYKITLEK; translated from the coding sequence ATGAACGAAAAAAATAATCCCAATATTCAGATGATTGAAGGGAAAAAGTCAGAAATTATTTTTATGATTACAGAAGCACAACATGTTTGTCTTCTTTATATGGGAGAATTACAAAGGATAGATGAAAATTGGGTAAAGCAGGTTCAAAAGCAGACAACTGCTTTTCTACTTACACAAGTTCAATTAACAGGTGATAATATTCACCATAAAGGAATCAAACTATCTTATAGTGGAACAACGGATCGTTTACACTATCAAGAATATTACGTTGAAGAAAAAGATTTTGGAAAGCAAGTAGTCATTGTAGAAAAAGATGAAAAAACTGGACTAATTATTCATAGCTTCTTTCAACTATTTAATGATAGTTGTGCAATACGTACATTTAAGATAGCTGAAAATACAGGAGATGAAGCTGTAGGCATTGAATGGTTATCTTCGCTAACATTGGCAGGTATCTTACAAATAAATGATTTTCCTAATAATTATGCTGAACATTTGGAATTTTCGGTGGCTCATAATGCTTGGACAGCTGAACTACAATGGGAGACAAGAACATTGAAAGAACATGGTATTAATTTTTATGTAGATGGCGAACATAAACAACCTTCTTCACAACGAATTAATATTACAAATAATTCTTCTTGGTCCTGTTCGGAATTCTCACCTAGTGGCGTATTGTTCAATCGTTTTACGAATCAAAGTGCAGGATGGCAAATTGAACATAATGGTGCGTGGCATTATGAAATTGGAGATACAGGAGTAGGCAATTTACTTTATTTAACTCTTTTTGGTCCAGAAGAATATGACAATCATTGTTGGATTCAATTAAAACCACACGCTACCTTTGAAACTGTTAAAACAGCTTACGTTCAAGTAAATGGCGATCAAGAAAAAGTTCTTGATGAATTGACTATTTATAGACGTCTGATTCGGCGAGTGTCTAAAGATAATCAACAATTACCAATTATTTTTAATGATTATATGAATTGTTTGATGGGAGAACCAACAACAGAAGTCGAATTACCTTTAATTGATGCAGCAGCTAGAGCTGGGTGTGAATATTTTGTCATAGATTGTGGTTGGTATGCAGATGGATATTGGTGGGATAGTGTTGGAGAATGGCTGCCTTCTGAGAAAAGATTTACTAACGGGATCAATGAAGTTATAAAAGCCATTCATAAAAAAGGAATGATTTCTGGATTATGGCTAGAAATTGAAGTCATGGGGATCCATTGTCCATTGGCAGATAAATTACCAGATGATTGGTTTTTTACTCGTCATGGAAAACGTGTTATTGACATCGATCGGTACCACTTAGATTTTCGTAATAAAGAAGTAATCGCTTATGCGGATCAGGTATTGGATCGTTTAATTACCGATTATGGGATTGGTTATATAAAAATGGACTATAACATTACCACAGGTATAGGCACCGATTATTTATCAGATAGCTATGGTGAAGGACTACTCGCTCATAATCGTGCGTATCTAAATTGGTTAGATCACTTGTTTCAACGATATCCAGATCTTGTAATTGAAAATTGTGGGAGCGGTGGTATGCGTCATGATTATGCCATGCTTTCTAGACATAGCCTTCAATCCTTGACCGATCAGACGGACTACCTACGCAATGGCGCTATTGCAGCTGTTGGTGCATCTGCAGTAACACCGGAACAATGTGCTGTTTGGTCCTATCCTTTAGAGGATGGCGATGAAGAAGAAGTAATCTATAATATGATAAATTCATTACTACTTAGAGTTCATCAAAGTGGGTATTTAAATAAATTGTCAGATAATCGTTTTAAGTTGGTAACTGAAGGATTAAACGTATATAAACAAATTCGTCAACAAATTTTAAAATCATTACCAATTTGGCCGACAGGATTAGAAAAATTGGATGATTCAAAATATACTTTTGGTCTAATAGGGGATCGTCAACTTTTATTAGCTGTATGGAATAATAAACAAAAGGAAAATTTGATTGAAGTAGATTTAACAAAGTATGGAAAGGTTGAAACAGTTACCCAAATCTACCCTAAGGCACCTGAATATCAAACAACGATTTTTAATGTTAATAATCAAGTCGCTTTTAAATTTGAAACTGCTCCAAGTGCTCGTTTGTATAAAATCACTTTAGAAAAATAA
- a CDS encoding LemA family protein: MFGILGLIIIIVIGFIIGTYNSLASEENQVDTTWSQVENVMQRRADLVPNLVNSVKGSMKQEQKVFSDITQARKNYNNAKSPNEEVKANNQLDSSLGLMINVIHENYPKLASNDNVKTLMVQLEGTENRISVERRNYIQEVNNYNQNIVRFPKNIVARLFGFEKKSNFKADEKAKKVPNVNFD, from the coding sequence GTGTTTGGTATATTAGGATTAATTATTATAATTGTTATTGGATTTATTATAGGCACCTATAATAGTTTGGCTTCTGAAGAAAATCAGGTAGATACCACTTGGTCTCAGGTGGAAAATGTTATGCAGCGAAGAGCAGATCTGGTTCCAAACTTGGTGAATAGTGTAAAAGGCAGTATGAAACAAGAACAGAAAGTTTTCAGTGATATTACTCAAGCTCGGAAAAATTATAATAACGCAAAATCGCCCAATGAAGAAGTGAAAGCAAATAACCAGTTGGATAGTAGTTTAGGACTTATGATCAATGTCATTCATGAAAATTATCCAAAACTAGCATCAAATGATAATGTCAAAACCTTAATGGTTCAGCTAGAAGGCACAGAAAATCGAATCTCTGTTGAAAGACGCAACTATATTCAAGAAGTAAATAATTATAATCAGAATATTGTACGTTTTCCCAAAAATATTGTAGCTCGATTGTTTGGATTTGAGAAAAAATCAAACTTTAAAGCAGACGAAAAAGCAAAAAAAGTTCCTAATGTTAATTTTGATTAG
- the araA gene encoding L-arabinose isomerase: protein MLKIDKKEFWFVVGSQYLYGEEALGYVKDDAEKIVSSLNASGKLPYPIVLKDLAITSDMITHIIKEVNYRDEVAGVITWMHTFSPAKMWIRGTKLLQKPLLHLATQFNESIPWQTIDMDFMNLNQSAHGDREYGFINARLKKQNKTVVGYWQDSNVQQQIADWMDVAVAYDESFNIKVARFGDNMRNVGVTEGDKVEAQIQFGWVVDYYGIGDLVKVIDAVSEEEVNALFDEYKKLYDFDYWDYDHTIWEAHVKVQARQEIGLSRFLEQGGYNAFTSNFEDLYGMQQLPGLAVQRLMEKGYGFAGEGDWKTAAIDRLLKVMSHNQNTGFMEDYTYELTPGKEAILGSHMLEVDPTLAVNKPKIVVSPLSMGNREDPARLVFDGKAGNGVVVSMADFGTHYKLLVNEVSAFEPTEAAPHLPVARVLWKVKPSFHEGVQSWIETGGGHHTVISLNLTTDQIETWAKLVNLETVIIK from the coding sequence ATGTTGAAAATTGATAAAAAAGAATTTTGGTTTGTTGTAGGATCACAATATCTATATGGAGAAGAAGCACTTGGCTATGTGAAAGATGATGCAGAAAAAATCGTATCAAGCTTGAATGCTTCTGGTAAGCTACCTTATCCGATTGTTTTAAAGGATTTAGCAATAACTTCAGATATGATCACTCATATCATAAAAGAAGTAAATTATCGGGACGAAGTGGCTGGTGTTATCACTTGGATGCATACATTTTCACCCGCAAAAATGTGGATTCGTGGAACAAAACTGTTACAAAAACCTTTACTACATCTAGCAACACAATTTAATGAAAGTATTCCATGGCAAACGATTGATATGGATTTTATGAATTTAAATCAATCTGCCCATGGAGATAGAGAATATGGATTTATTAATGCTCGTCTTAAAAAACAAAATAAAACTGTAGTAGGCTATTGGCAAGACAGTAATGTGCAACAACAAATTGCTGATTGGATGGATGTAGCAGTTGCCTATGATGAAAGCTTTAATATTAAGGTTGCTCGTTTTGGTGATAATATGCGAAATGTAGGTGTAACAGAAGGGGATAAAGTAGAGGCACAAATCCAATTCGGTTGGGTCGTTGATTATTATGGTATTGGAGATCTTGTCAAAGTTATTGATGCCGTTTCTGAGGAAGAAGTCAATGCCTTATTTGATGAATATAAAAAATTATATGATTTTGACTATTGGGATTATGATCACACAATATGGGAAGCACATGTTAAAGTACAGGCACGTCAAGAAATTGGGTTAAGTCGTTTCTTGGAACAAGGTGGATATAATGCATTTACCTCAAACTTTGAAGACCTATATGGGATGCAACAACTACCTGGTTTAGCCGTTCAACGTTTAATGGAAAAAGGTTATGGATTTGCTGGTGAGGGAGACTGGAAAACTGCAGCGATTGATCGTTTATTAAAAGTTATGTCTCATAATCAAAATACCGGTTTCATGGAAGATTATACGTATGAATTGACACCTGGAAAAGAAGCAATTTTAGGTTCACATATGTTGGAAGTAGATCCAACTCTAGCAGTCAATAAACCAAAAATTGTTGTTTCACCACTATCTATGGGAAATCGTGAAGATCCGGCACGTTTAGTCTTTGATGGTAAGGCGGGAAATGGTGTCGTGGTATCGATGGCCGATTTTGGAACACATTATAAGTTATTAGTGAATGAAGTTTCGGCATTTGAACCAACTGAGGCAGCACCTCATCTACCTGTTGCCCGTGTATTATGGAAAGTAAAGCCAAGTTTTCATGAAGGTGTTCAATCTTGGATTGAAACAGGTGGAGGTCACCATACAGTCATCTCATTAAATCTGACAACCGATCAAATTGAAACTTGGGCAAAACTCGTTAATTTGGAAACCGTTATTATTAAATAA
- a CDS encoding endo-beta-N-acetylglucosaminidase produces the protein MKKVMLIISFIFIGMFIEMFNLTTHAETRHQPITMAYYRIWRDITMPKNANSDLPYENVISMTDLPSGLDIVSLFHYVKPGTNQEKSWQTVHDVYVPTLHKRGTKVIKTLGIEEIYDVPSKQQTPTQKEYDDYAQKLIETHLIPYNLDGLDIDMEAHLTSSQEEKAIHVIYSLNRKLKQETSHPKLLIYDTNQDNHHLFKEIASQIDYLFLQAYGRDTKSLDQTWQTYRNTISATKFVPGITFPEEQDQNRWYDAYEPFKTSNAYLYAKWQPIDGPKGGMFIYAIDRDGKKYGDDTITKTDFSWTNRIIDTIKEDSNKTR, from the coding sequence ATGAAAAAAGTAATGTTGATTATTAGTTTTATTTTTATTGGAATGTTTATAGAAATGTTTAATTTAACCACACATGCAGAAACAAGGCATCAACCTATTACTATGGCTTATTATCGTATATGGCGAGATATCACTATGCCAAAAAATGCAAATTCTGATTTGCCATATGAAAATGTAATTTCAATGACTGACCTACCTAGTGGACTAGATATTGTTTCTTTGTTTCACTACGTGAAACCAGGCACGAATCAAGAAAAATCCTGGCAAACTGTTCATGATGTTTATGTGCCTACTCTGCATAAACGTGGCACAAAGGTCATTAAAACATTAGGTATTGAAGAAATATACGATGTTCCAAGCAAGCAACAAACACCCACCCAAAAAGAATATGATGATTATGCCCAAAAATTAATTGAAACACACCTTATTCCTTATAATTTAGATGGACTTGATATTGATATGGAAGCTCATCTGACTTCATCTCAAGAAGAAAAAGCCATTCATGTTATTTATTCGCTCAATAGAAAATTAAAACAAGAAACCTCACATCCAAAATTATTAATTTATGATACAAATCAAGATAATCACCATTTATTTAAAGAAATAGCTTCACAAATTGATTATCTATTTTTACAGGCTTACGGTAGAGACACTAAAAGTCTTGATCAAACCTGGCAAACCTATCGTAATACAATTTCTGCTACTAAATTTGTACCTGGTATTACCTTTCCTGAAGAACAGGACCAAAATCGTTGGTATGATGCCTATGAACCATTTAAAACAAGTAATGCCTATCTATATGCGAAATGGCAACCTATTGATGGTCCAAAAGGTGGCATGTTTATCTATGCTATAGATCGTGATGGGAAAAAATATGGCGATGATACAATTACAAAAACAGATTTTTCTTGGACAAACCGTATTATTGATACAATAAAGGAAGATTCAAATAAAACTAGGTAG
- the fucO gene encoding lactaldehyde reductase, giving the protein MTVKRMILNETSYFGKGAIAEITTEVKKRNFKKALVITDKELMKVNVATKVIAILKAANLNYEIFDGVVPNPTIEDVQAGVAACKQAKADYIVAIGGGSPIDTAKAIGIIIENPEFSDVISLEGEVKTQKASLPILAIPTTSGTAAEVTINYVITDVKNHRKFVCIDSHDIPVVAFVDSDMMMGMPKNLCGATGMDALTHAIEGYITKGAWEMSDMFHIKAIEIIARSLRDSYAGKQPAREEMALGQYIAGMGFSNVGLGLVHGMAHPLSAWYDIPHGVACATLLPLIMNYNKAFTGEKYREIAIKFKVKDAEILPLEEVRERAVAAVKQLSIDVGIPQNLTELGVKKKDIPEIAKDALNDVTTPGNPRETNRDEIIELYQKYYKKIG; this is encoded by the coding sequence ATGACAGTCAAGCGCATGATATTAAATGAAACAAGTTATTTTGGAAAAGGAGCTATTGCTGAGATTACAACAGAAGTTAAGAAACGCAACTTCAAGAAAGCTCTAGTTATTACGGACAAAGAATTAATGAAAGTTAATGTCGCTACAAAAGTGATTGCTATTTTAAAAGCTGCTAACTTAAATTATGAAATCTTTGATGGCGTTGTTCCAAATCCAACCATTGAAGATGTACAAGCTGGAGTTGCGGCTTGTAAGCAGGCTAAAGCTGATTATATTGTAGCGATTGGTGGTGGTTCACCGATCGATACTGCTAAAGCAATTGGGATTATTATAGAAAATCCAGAATTTTCTGATGTAATTAGTTTAGAAGGAGAAGTAAAAACACAAAAAGCTAGCTTACCCATTTTAGCAATACCAACTACTTCAGGAACAGCGGCTGAGGTTACGATTAATTATGTAATTACCGATGTAAAAAATCATCGTAAATTTGTTTGTATTGATTCTCATGATATTCCAGTAGTAGCTTTTGTTGATAGTGATATGATGATGGGAATGCCAAAAAATTTATGTGGGGCTACCGGTATGGATGCTTTAACCCATGCCATTGAAGGCTATATCACTAAAGGTGCTTGGGAAATGAGTGATATGTTCCATATTAAAGCCATTGAAATCATTGCAAGATCTTTACGAGATTCCTATGCAGGAAAACAACCGGCTAGAGAAGAAATGGCGTTAGGGCAATATATTGCTGGTATGGGATTTTCGAATGTTGGTTTAGGCTTGGTACATGGCATGGCGCATCCACTTAGCGCCTGGTATGATATTCCTCATGGTGTAGCTTGTGCTACCTTATTGCCATTAATTATGAATTATAATAAGGCATTTACCGGAGAGAAATATCGAGAAATTGCTATTAAATTTAAAGTTAAAGACGCAGAAATCTTACCTCTAGAAGAAGTTCGTGAAAGGGCGGTTGCTGCGGTCAAACAATTAAGCATTGATGTTGGTATTCCACAAAATCTGACAGAGCTTGGTGTTAAGAAAAAAGATATTCCAGAAATTGCTAAAGATGCCTTAAATGATGTTACTACACCCGGAAATCCAAGAGAAACAAATAGAGATGAAATTATTGAGTTATATCAAAAATATTATAAAAAAATTGGCTGA
- a CDS encoding aminoacyltransferase — MKQFIELSEAEFNLFSTHHPKENYLQTVEMAHLLKIRGWKVNYVGLKNDEQIIAAAMLSGLPIKFGYYYNIAGGPLMDYENQEEVEFFINGLKKYTKERKGLYLNFTPNLVYQYRDSDGNAIGQPDHKIHNTLMACGLQHDGFKTGYANENPRIVYTKDLTNITTKELTKTYNRSTRTKVNKTAKSGIKLRELSRDELPFFENVMHHTADRQDFHDKDLAYYETLYDSFNGKAHFMVTELNFFTYAKDIHEKIEKLNKKIEQLKDIPAKENQRENAKVELNALEVRLEEIKDIMKEDIEEEEILAAGLFIENAREMLFLFGGMYDRYKNFLSPSYYLQHAMMEKTIEKGLSRYNFYGISGIYDGSDGVLNFKKGFEGIVEEQVGTYTLVVNTQKYQLYRMLKNLVAKTG, encoded by the coding sequence ATGAAACAATTTATAGAATTATCTGAAGCAGAATTTAATCTATTTTCTACACATCATCCTAAAGAAAATTATTTACAAACAGTTGAGATGGCTCACTTGCTTAAAATACGCGGTTGGAAAGTGAATTATGTTGGATTAAAGAATGATGAACAAATCATTGCTGCGGCTATGCTTTCTGGTCTACCAATTAAATTTGGCTATTATTATAATATAGCTGGTGGTCCATTAATGGACTATGAGAATCAGGAAGAAGTAGAATTCTTTATAAACGGATTAAAGAAGTACACAAAAGAACGTAAAGGTCTATATTTAAACTTCACACCAAATTTAGTTTATCAGTATCGAGATAGTGATGGAAATGCTATAGGACAGCCTGATCATAAAATACATAACACCTTAATGGCATGTGGATTACAACATGATGGATTTAAAACCGGTTATGCTAATGAAAATCCGCGGATAGTTTATACCAAAGATTTAACAAATATTACAACAAAAGAACTAACCAAAACATATAATCGTTCTACACGGACGAAAGTAAACAAAACAGCAAAAAGTGGCATAAAACTTAGAGAACTTTCTAGAGATGAATTACCATTTTTTGAAAATGTTATGCATCATACAGCGGATAGACAAGATTTTCATGATAAAGATCTTGCTTATTATGAAACACTCTATGATTCATTTAATGGAAAAGCGCATTTTATGGTGACAGAGTTAAATTTTTTCACTTATGCAAAAGATATACACGAAAAAATAGAAAAATTAAATAAAAAAATAGAGCAACTAAAAGATATACCGGCTAAAGAAAATCAAAGAGAAAATGCCAAGGTAGAACTTAATGCATTAGAAGTTCGTTTAGAGGAAATAAAAGACATTATGAAAGAAGATATAGAGGAAGAAGAAATTTTAGCTGCAGGACTTTTTATCGAAAATGCACGGGAAATGCTTTTCTTATTTGGAGGCATGTATGACAGATATAAAAATTTCTTATCTCCTTCTTATTATTTACAGCATGCAATGATGGAGAAAACCATTGAAAAAGGGTTATCTCGTTATAACTTTTATGGAATTTCTGGTATTTATGATGGCTCTGATGGTGTACTTAACTTTAAAAAAGGGTTTGAAGGGATTGTTGAAGAGCAAGTAGGTACTTATACTCTTGTAGTAAATACACAAAAATATCAATTATATCGTATGTTAAAAAATTTAGTAGCAAAGACGGGTTAA
- the tyrS gene encoding tyrosine--tRNA ligase, whose amino-acid sequence MNIIDELTWRDAINQQTDAQGLREQTEEASISLYCGVDPTGDSMHIGHLIPFMMMKRFQLAGHHPYILIGGGTGTIGDPSGRKTERVLQTMEQVQHNVDSLTKQMLKLFGKDANVTFVNNYDWLSKISLLEFLRDYGKNFNINTMLAKDIVASRLEVGISFTEFTYQILQSIDFLHLYKTFNVQLQIGGADQWGNITAGLDLIRKLEGPETNVFGLTIPLMLKADGTKFGKTAGGAVWLDAKKTSPFEFYQFWLNQDDRDVVKYLKFFTFLSQAEIEELAEKIKTNPEKREAQRRLAEEVTRFVHSQEELAEAQKITAALFSGNIKELNAQEIEQGFEKMPTVEISSKPENIVDMLISTKIEPSKRQAREDISNGAISINGDKVTDLEATVDPTSHFDGKFVVIRKGKKKYFLAKVVN is encoded by the coding sequence ATGAACATTATTGATGAATTAACTTGGCGTGATGCGATCAATCAACAAACCGATGCACAAGGATTACGAGAGCAAACAGAAGAGGCGAGTATTTCGCTTTATTGTGGTGTCGATCCAACGGGAGATTCCATGCATATTGGACATTTAATTCCTTTCATGATGATGAAAAGATTCCAATTAGCTGGACATCATCCTTATATTTTAATTGGTGGAGGAACCGGAACAATTGGTGATCCAAGTGGTAGAAAGACAGAACGTGTTTTGCAAACAATGGAGCAAGTACAACATAATGTCGATTCATTAACAAAACAAATGCTTAAGCTTTTTGGTAAAGATGCAAATGTTACTTTTGTAAATAACTATGACTGGCTATCAAAAATTTCATTACTAGAATTTTTGAGAGACTATGGTAAAAATTTCAATATTAATACAATGTTGGCAAAAGATATTGTTGCTAGTCGGTTGGAAGTAGGAATTTCATTTACTGAATTTACTTACCAAATTTTACAATCAATCGATTTTTTACACTTATATAAAACTTTTAATGTTCAATTACAAATTGGTGGAGCAGATCAGTGGGGAAATATAACTGCTGGTTTAGACTTAATTCGTAAATTGGAAGGCCCAGAAACAAATGTCTTTGGGTTGACTATCCCATTAATGTTAAAAGCAGATGGAACAAAATTTGGTAAAACGGCTGGTGGTGCTGTTTGGTTGGATGCCAAGAAAACATCACCTTTTGAATTCTACCAATTTTGGTTAAATCAAGATGATCGTGACGTTGTAAAATATCTTAAATTTTTCACCTTCCTTTCACAAGCTGAAATTGAAGAATTAGCTGAAAAAATAAAAACAAACCCAGAAAAACGGGAGGCACAACGACGTTTAGCAGAAGAAGTGACTAGATTTGTGCATAGTCAAGAAGAATTGGCAGAAGCACAAAAAATAACTGCTGCTTTATTCTCAGGAAATATTAAAGAATTAAATGCTCAAGAAATTGAACAAGGATTTGAAAAGATGCCAACTGTTGAAATTTCAAGTAAACCAGAAAATATTGTAGACATGCTTATTTCTACAAAAATTGAACCATCTAAACGTCAAGCGCGTGAAGATATTTCAAATGGTGCAATTAGTATTAATGGTGATAAAGTAACAGATTTGGAAGCCACAGTTGATCCAACTAGTCATTTTGATGGCAAATTTGTTGTTATTCGAAAAGGTAAGAAAAAATATTTTTTAGCTAAAGTCGTTAATTAA
- a CDS encoding AraC family transcriptional regulator: MTKVYIFDVQNAFTFFKAGQFVTTGGWIHKNIVNQGDYEFMVVISGCIYLTIDGIEYAVKKHECILIPPYTRHFGYKGADKNSTHYWMHFFPSGPVSFSQVQESISLKNERNYHKICIPQYFQLNEFEKIVILSKQLLDSANDLYNSLLTSNFAITSIAIELSNQYSKQLSSQKNKVPTKFELITQWIRIHSHEHLTVQTIAEEFQLTPTYLGQLFKKYKGISTIQYINQKKIAQAAELLITTDKTIKEISMELGFSSEKYFMKVFKLTNKLTPTEFRNSFPKTYLNNHSVDPSFPKPKQMMT, encoded by the coding sequence TTGACAAAAGTATATATTTTTGATGTTCAAAATGCATTTACTTTTTTTAAAGCTGGCCAATTTGTAACTACTGGTGGATGGATCCATAAAAATATAGTCAATCAAGGTGACTATGAATTTATGGTTGTTATCTCTGGTTGTATTTATTTAACAATTGATGGTATAGAATATGCTGTAAAAAAACATGAATGTATCCTAATTCCTCCCTATACACGTCATTTTGGCTATAAAGGAGCAGATAAAAATTCTACTCATTATTGGATGCATTTTTTTCCAAGCGGACCAGTAAGTTTTAGTCAGGTGCAAGAGTCAATTTCACTAAAAAATGAAAGAAACTATCATAAAATTTGTATTCCTCAATATTTTCAGCTAAATGAATTTGAAAAAATAGTCATTCTAAGTAAGCAATTGCTGGATTCAGCAAATGATCTCTATAATTCTTTACTTACTTCTAATTTTGCCATTACATCAATTGCAATAGAATTATCAAATCAGTATAGTAAACAATTAAGCTCCCAAAAAAACAAAGTACCAACAAAGTTTGAATTAATTACACAATGGATCAGAATACACAGTCATGAACATCTAACTGTACAAACAATTGCTGAAGAGTTCCAATTAACACCTACTTATCTAGGTCAGTTATTTAAAAAATATAAAGGAATAAGTACCATTCAATATATTAATCAGAAAAAAATCGCCCAAGCAGCCGAATTATTAATAACTACCGACAAAACCATTAAAGAAATTTCTATGGAATTAGGTTTTTCTAGTGAAAAATATTTTATGAAAGTATTCAAATTAACCAACAAACTTACGCCAACTGAATTCCGAAATTCTTTTCCAAAAACTTACTTGAATAATCATTCTGTCGATCCATCTTTTCCTAAACCTAAGCAAATGATGACCTAA